In Nakamurella antarctica, the following are encoded in one genomic region:
- a CDS encoding zinc-dependent metalloprotease, whose translation MTNFPFGFGLPADDSGNDNNNREGQPDPAASGFDMTQLGAMLSQLGAMMSSATPSAGPVNYDLAKQMAMQALPNNHPVSSVDLAAVRDAVALAEVWLDGATSFPAGAHKVTAWTPKEWVEATMPVWQELCSPIADRMGGAMLEGLPEEAKAQAGPMMAMLGSVGGMAFGSHLGQALAQLASEVLTSTDIGLPMGPAGTAVLLPRALAEFGTSLGIDSDQARLFMAAREAAHQRLYASVPWLRKAVIATIAQYAATITVDFSAAEGLAANFNPADMAAIEQSLNQGMFSAVSTPEQEWVLGKLETMLALVEGWVDTVVSDAVGDRLPTASALSETLRRRRATGGPAEQTFASLIGMELRPRRLRAAAQLWRSLGESRGIDGRDTLWSDPDLLPTSADLDDPQAFVATDKQFNELLSSLEGLGTDLGDGATTTDPSPLTFEASSTAESTDRPVSDSPDSPGAMPDGAMPDGAMDEDGPQTPDQTSR comes from the coding sequence ATGACGAACTTCCCCTTCGGTTTCGGGTTGCCAGCTGATGATTCCGGTAACGACAACAACAATCGTGAAGGTCAACCGGATCCCGCAGCAAGCGGCTTCGACATGACCCAACTCGGAGCGATGCTGTCGCAGCTTGGCGCGATGATGTCGTCGGCGACACCTTCGGCCGGCCCGGTCAACTACGACCTGGCCAAGCAGATGGCAATGCAGGCACTCCCCAACAACCATCCGGTTTCATCGGTGGATCTCGCTGCCGTGCGTGATGCGGTTGCGCTGGCCGAAGTGTGGCTCGATGGGGCCACCAGCTTTCCAGCTGGCGCGCACAAGGTGACGGCGTGGACCCCCAAGGAGTGGGTAGAAGCAACCATGCCGGTCTGGCAAGAATTATGCTCCCCCATTGCCGACCGGATGGGCGGGGCCATGTTGGAGGGCCTCCCCGAGGAAGCGAAGGCACAAGCGGGCCCGATGATGGCGATGCTGGGGTCTGTTGGCGGAATGGCCTTTGGCTCACACCTTGGCCAAGCGCTCGCCCAGCTCGCCAGCGAGGTGCTGACCTCCACCGATATCGGACTACCGATGGGCCCGGCCGGCACTGCCGTGCTGCTTCCCCGTGCGCTCGCCGAGTTCGGCACCAGTCTTGGAATCGACTCTGATCAAGCCCGGCTATTCATGGCTGCTCGGGAAGCTGCCCATCAGCGTCTCTATGCGAGCGTTCCCTGGCTGCGAAAAGCTGTAATTGCCACCATCGCTCAATACGCCGCAACCATCACGGTCGACTTTTCTGCCGCTGAAGGACTTGCCGCAAACTTCAACCCAGCAGACATGGCCGCTATCGAGCAGTCCCTGAACCAGGGAATGTTCTCGGCGGTCAGTACCCCGGAACAAGAATGGGTGTTGGGCAAATTAGAGACGATGCTGGCGCTGGTCGAGGGTTGGGTCGACACCGTTGTGAGTGATGCGGTAGGAGACCGCCTTCCTACCGCATCGGCGCTGAGCGAAACGCTTCGCCGTCGCCGGGCCACAGGTGGACCGGCCGAGCAAACCTTTGCCAGCCTGATTGGGATGGAGTTGCGTCCTCGGCGTCTGCGGGCTGCTGCGCAGCTGTGGCGCAGCCTCGGTGAATCCAGGGGCATCGATGGCCGCGACACACTGTGGTCGGATCCTGACCTACTTCCCACCAGCGCTGACTTAGATGACCCTCAAGCGTTCGTTGCCACGGATAAACAGTTCAACGAGTTACTGAGCAGCCTCGAGGGGCTCGGGACAGACCTCGGAGACGGAGCCACAACCACTGATCCATCTCCGCTGACGTTTGAAGCATCATCCACCGCAGAGTCGACGGATCGCCCCGTTTCCGATTCCCCGGACTCTCCCGGAGCCATGCCAGACGGAGCCATGCCAGACGGAGCCATGGACGAAGACGGCCCCCAGACACCCGATCAGACGTCGCGGTAA